The genome window ATACCACCGCTGGTGCAGCTGCTTGCCAAGAAAGACGGCGCCGCATGCCACAATCACCGCCGAGATGCCGATTGCCAACCCTGTCGCGATGTGCTTCATGTGCGACCGCCGAAGGCCAGTCGCTCCAGACGACGAGGCCTGCAGGGAGCTAGCCCTACACGGCGGTAGGACGCCACCACACAGGCCCGGGTTCCCGGCAAGGTCATCGGGGTTAATTGTCCTAAGTAGCCCCGTCGCTGGCACGGGACCAGTGAGGTTGTTGTACGCTAGGTTGAGCATTTCCAGCGCCGGCGAGCTGCCGAAGTTGTTCGGTATCTCGCCGGAGAGGAAGTTGTTGGAGAGGTCGAGGACCGACAATGTCGACATCATGGCTATCGCCCCAGGGATCTGCCCGGTGAAGCGGTTGCTCCGGAGGCTTAGCGAGACGAGCCTCTGGCACGACGCGAGGCTGGCCGGAATTGCACCTGACAGCCGGTTGCTGGAGAGGTCGAGGGCGGACAGCGACGGGCAATTGCCAATCTCATCCGGCACACCGCCGATCAGCTCGTTGTCAGCCGCCGCAAACGTTTGTAGCGTCGGGATGGACAAGATGTTCGACGGCAGCGCCGACTGCAGCTGGTTGTGCGAGAGGTCGATGAAGGAGAGCGATGTCGAGAGCGCCAAGTCGTCCGGGATCTCCCCGGACAGCTCGTTGCCGGCCAGCTCGAGACGTTGCAGCCGCGGCAGCCGACCGAGTCCCGCGGGCACTGTGCCGTTCAGCCGGTTGTTGTGCGCCCGCGCGCGGACAAGCGTCGTGCACGTGGTCAGGCCCACAGGGATCGGGCCTGTGAAGACATTGTTGAACAAGATCAGCTTCGTCAGGTTGCCGCTGTCGCAGAGGACGGTGGGCACCGGCCCGGACAACGCGTTCGTTGACACGTCGAGCCATTGCAGCGGCTGCGAGCTGCCGAGCGACGGCGGTAATGGGCCGACGAGGGAGTTGTTCCACAGCTCCAACACCTCTAGCTTGGGGAGCTCGCCGATGCCCGCCGGGATGCCACCCTTGATCCTGTTGCACATGAGGTTGAGCAGCTGCAGGTTAGTGAGCTGCGCCAGCTCCGCCGGTATCGTGCCGGTGATCACGTTGTCGGAGAGGTCGAGCATGACGAGGGAGGACAGGTTGCCGAGCTCCTTGGGTATCGGGCCGCCAATGTTGTTCTTGTAAAGGTAGAGGGTGTTGAGGTACGGCAGCCGGCCGAGCTCCGGGGGGATGGGACCTTCTAATTTGCCGACCGCCATGTCGAGATACTGGAGGCTGGCGAGGTTGCCAATGGCGGTCGGGATTGCGCCGGAGAACTCATTGTAGCCAATGATGAGTTGCTCCAATGCCGACATCTCAAATAGCTCATCTGGGAGAGCGCCGCCGAGGTTGTTACCTGAGAGGCCCAAGAATCTGAGCTTCTGGAGCTTGCCGTAGGACTTGGGGATCGTGCCGGAGAAGTAGCCGCCCCGGAAGTCGAGCGTCTCGAGTGCGGTGGCATTGCCGACGTCGGCTGGGAGCGGGCCGGCGAAGTTGTTGCCCGACGCATTGAGGTACGTCAATGAGGCGCATGCACCGAGGCCGGCCGGAAAGTGACCGACGAAGTTGTTGTCGCTGACATCGAACTCTTGAAGCGTCGGAATAGACACGAGCGCCAGCGGCAGCTCGCGGTCGAACGCGTTGCTCTGGAGGCTGATCGAGGTGAGCCCGGTGAGGCCGAGGATGTCATCGGGGATAGTGCCGCTCAGGTTCATGCCGGCGAGGTTGAGACCGGTGACCACGCCCTTGGCATTGCACCGCACACCATCCCAGGTACAACGTGATGAGCCCGCCGCAGAGATCCAGCCCCGGAGCTTACCCAAGGGGTCGACGAGCGACGCCTTGATGGCAAGCAGCGCCGCGGCCTCATATCCGGCGGCATTGGACACGACGATGCAGCACAGGAGTGCCAGGGAGAAGGATAACGAGAAGAACAAGTGTGCAGTGCTACTAAGCCTTGGAGTAGCACTTGTCATGCTTGGTTCTTCTGTTCTTCCCTTCTCCTTCACTCCTCtgccctctccttctctccttcACTAGTATTGTGTTTTCATTGCCTTGTTCGAAGCAATAGAAAAATGGAGGGAAACTTGTGGGAAAGTATATAGGGTTATGTCTATGATTAGGACCAGATTAATGCATTAATTTATGTGTTTGGAGAGGGATTGGACAATAAAATACCACTTGGTGGCATTGGTATACTATTGTGTTGTTGTAGTGTTAGGTATATGGTTGAGTAGCCTCTGTGGGGCCTTGGGCAGCACAAGAACAGCTTGGCATGAGAGTGTAAAGGTTAGGAGGAGGCATGGACATAGGCTGGAAATGCTCTTGGAATTATTGAGAGCTTGGGGAGACATGGGCCATGTGGTTAAGGGAATGTGTGAAAGGCAGATTGATCACTTGCCATTGGAGAGAGAAATTTGTCTTGTTGGGTTAAACAAAAGGAAATGCAATCATTGTATAACATAGAACATGGTGGTTTCCATTGGAGTTGATTCCCTATCGTGTTATTGTAGGCATAGTTATCTTTCAGTTATGAatgttgttgatttgaagtACAATTGAGCTTGAGGGTACGGTTCTACTGTTGATTCCCTATTGTGTTATAGGCATAGTTATCTTTCAGCTATGAATGTTGCTGATTTGAAGTACAATTGAGCTTGAGGGTACGGTTCTACTGTTGTTGAAGATCTGAAATAAATTTGACCATCCATTACTGTATGAAAAAATAATTTGGTACCCATTTCAAgtaaatgaaatattttttgttcataTCTTGAAAGAGATATTGCTGGCATGAAAGGATGTAGTTATACTGTGTCCAGCACTGGAAAGAGATATTGCTGGTCTATTTTGAGGTACTGAGTCTATTGACTATTGTTAAGAAAAACATAATGACCATTTTGGTagaagttgattttttttagaagctGAAATGAAAATTCAGCCATCATTTGggaaaacaaataaattatgcTTCAACTAAGTATGGCGTTGTCATACTGACTGTCAGTCTGAATAATGGGAGTTCACTAAACTGGACAGACATGGTTAACGGCATACTTTAATTGCCTTATCAGTATAAAGTACTAAAGGAGGCAAAGCTACATGGGATGAGCAGCAAGCGTGCCGTGGGTGTTTAACAAATGACTGATTCTAAAACTAGTACTTTAATCTCATCTTGCCTATACATTGGAACTTGTGTCGATGATCCTTGCAGGGGGGAAATCTGTAGGCACTGTAAGATTCTGTTCCAGGTGTCATCAATTGCTAATATTTTAAGTGCCTGATCAATACAACGAGTGAAAAGTGAGCAAGAATCTTCTATCCTTCGTATTTCATCAGGCTTGACCGCTGGTAAGAAAGAATCAtgcttctttttttctgaatGAATTAGTCGTTGACATAACCAAAACACATCTAACAGTGTTACTAATATTCTAGTAATCAATTGTCGAACCATTCCAGTGAGTCATAATCCATTATATGCTCTTTTATGTGACAAGATTTCCTAGTAAATTTTACCATTACCACAATAGTGGTAAGCTCTATTACAAGGATTTATGTGAGAAATATGTCTGCAGCATCTAGTGACAAGCATTTTATGCTAGGGTTGAGTTGTTGTAGTATTATATCTGAGCTCTTACATTCTCAAGTACAAATGTATTATTGGAAAAGGTTAAGAAGGTGGCATTGAAGGAACATGCAAATAAGAAATTAATTGTTAGTTAGTAATTGAACATTTTCTTGATATGAGTGGAGAAGCATGTGCACAACTTGCCCATGATACATTATTTGCAACACATAGAAGTCCTATTCTCTTTTATGATTAGATTCTTGAGGACATCATGCTTTAGTTTCTTGTAGCACAGTGGTGTGCTAGATTGTCAAATTTAGGGAATCTTAACCTTTGCCCTAAACCGTgacacttcaactttttttggTCACAAAAATATTGATTTGACCTTTTCTCTGTAAGTTTTCCATTCACTGGTACGGTATGTGAAATTTAGATTTGACCTTTATAATTACTATTAAAGAAGTGCTCCCGATGGCAATATGCCGATATTCTTATTCGTTTTATTGATGATTAGGGCGAAAAAAGATTAATGGATTAGCAAGCTTCATTGCATTTGCTTATTTTCgtctgtttcttttttttcttctaaaatacATAGGAGTGCTGTGTATTTTTGAATTAAGTGGAAAAGATAACTGAGATTACACAATGATCCGAACGGTCGAAGCCCCTGGCATGAGGCCAAGGCAAGCTACAAGACTAAGATTTATCGCAGCTTAGATTACAGGGCCAAATAGAAACAACCGTTCTCCGAGTACTgctagatgtttttgctagCCTGCTATCTTCACGAACAGAGCACATATGAAATCTTGTAAAGCTTATCATGGATGATCTGCTCTGGAAAGCTCTGAATTATGACCAAGCGCTGGCAGTAAATTACTAATACAGTAACTGGTATTAGCGTTACATGATAAAGTAAAGCTAGCACCCAAGCAAGCCCAAGAACTTCAATCAACTTCATCGTGCTGcgtcttccttttcttttatatgcTTGGAAGTCTAGCTCGGATGGCTTGTTTCGATGTTACACCCTCATGTAAGATACTAAATGTGAATCTGTCATCGTTGGATCTGATAATTGCTAAATCATCTCGATTAGGTTGATCAAATTGCTGCTTTACACAGAGCTTTGCAAAGAGCAACTAGATTTCTGGGTTATCTCCTACACCAAATCAGCATTACACTGTCTGCAATTCTTGAACGTCGATTACCATAGCATCAGACGGTTTTGGCACCACGGCATTGACAACTTCACAACATTTTGAGCATGAATCAAGCATATAAGAAACTACAAGAACAATGCTGGAACACTGTATAGTACGATCGACTCATCATATCATACTGTTCATCTTTATCACGTCAGCTAAATATATAGTAAAAAGTTGTCTCCTACTTTGAGCAGCCATTATTTTGCTCTGGGGACATCCACGTTATATAGCAAGCACTGAAAAATACAAGCAGCAACAAGATTCTTGTTCTCCCTAAAAAATCGGATCGAGATCTCCTGGCATCGAAGTTACTATAACATTGTCGTTGATGTGTGAGACCGGCCCCACACGTCAGCGACGATGCGTGACGTCAGGGATCCTGGCCCCAAAAAGTCAGCCCAACCGGCTCAAACTGTTTCCACTTTATGAAATGTACTGTTGTACAAAACTAATCCCTCCTTTGTAGCTGAATTACACAACAAATAACATGATCCCTCCTCCCCAACTCCAATTACTCGCCCACTCTGGCTTGCTCTCAGAACCTTCTCATGTTACAGATGGGCAGCCATTATTGGACCCACCTGGTTGGCGAACATGAACATGATACAACAATGGATTCTTCTCTAAACATGCTACATTTCACGCCACCCAACTCTGGCAGCTTAACTTCAGTTAAAAGAGAACAATGTAACATCACGCTACCCAACTCTGGCAGCTTAACTTCAGTTACAAGAGAACAATGTAACAGCTAAGATTGCCCATTCCTATGTCTGAATTCAGTATCACAAGTTCAGGTTCCGGTTCCAGCGACTTCAGTAATTAGAGATTGTGTAAAAATAGCTGTTACAGTCATTCTTTACAATTTAATTTTCTTACAGAATTTGGATAAAAAATATGCATTTCATAACCTAGTGACAGAGATGAGCCCAACTGCCAAGCAGggtggaatttttttggctccATGGGTACAACGATGAAAGAACTGAAGAAGGGGCAACGAAAGATGCAAGCAAGAAGGTACCAATACCAGCCGCAATCATGCAAGATGCGTCCACCAACTGCAAATGCATGCGATTATCCTCCCTTCCAACACGGTTACCTCCGCTTAGCTAGCCcacatgcatgcacacatgGCCTCTATGTCTTTGGTTGCTCCTCCCCCTTTGTTAATTGCTCCATGGCAAGGGCTAAGATGGGGGCCATGTGGAGTGCCCCTAGCTTTGCAGCTTCTGAAATTCCCTTGGGAAAGTGGATTATTAAGGCATTATTGTGGCATTATTCGTCTCGATCACTGTGGTTTTCCTTGCTTTAGATTAATCCAAATGGTACCGGAGGTAATATGCACTTCTGGTATT of Phragmites australis chromosome 3, lpPhrAust1.1, whole genome shotgun sequence contains these proteins:
- the LOC133910880 gene encoding MDIS1-interacting receptor like kinase 1-like, yielding MTSATPRLSSTAHLFFSLSFSLALLCCIVVSNAAGYEAAALLAIKASLVDPLGKLRGWISAAGSSRCTWDGVRCNAKGVVTGLNLAGMNLSGTIPDDILGLTGLTSISLQSNAFDRELPLALVSIPTLQEFDVSDNNFVGHFPAGLGACASLTYLNASGNNFAGPLPADVGNATALETLDFRGGYFSGTIPKSYGKLQKLRFLGLSGNNLGGALPDELFEMSALEQLIIGYNEFSGAIPTAIGNLASLQYLDMAVGKLEGPIPPELGRLPYLNTLYLYKNNIGGPIPKELGNLSSLVMLDLSDNVITGTIPAELAQLTNLQLLNLMCNRIKGGIPAGIGELPKLEVLELWNNSLVGPLPPSLGSSQPLQWLDVSTNALSGPVPTVLCDSGNLTKLILFNNVFTGPIPVGLTTCTTLVRARAHNNRLNGTVPAGLGRLPRLQRLELAGNELSGEIPDDLALSTSLSFIDLSHNQLQSALPSNILSIPTLQTFAAADNELIGGVPDEIGNCPSLSALDLSSNRLSGAIPASLASCQRLVSLSLRSNRFTGQIPGAIAMMSTLSVLDLSNNFLSGEIPNNFGSSPALEMLNLAYNNLTGPVPATGLLRTINPDDLAGNPGLCGGVLPPCRASSLQASSSGATGLRRSHMKHIATGLAIGISAVIVACGAVFLGKQLHQRWYVNGGCYDDAIEDDGSGSWPWRLTAFQRLSFTSAEVLACIKEDNIVGMGGMGVVYRADMPHHHAVVAVKKLWRAAGCPEEAATVDGRQDVEAGGEFTAEVKLLGRLRHRNVVRMLGYVSNNLDTMVLYEYMVNGSLWEALHGRQKGKMLVDWVSRYNVAAGVAAGLAYLHHDCRPPVIHRDVKSSNVLLGTNMDAKIADFGLARVMARAHETVSMVAGSYGYIAPEYGYTLKVDQKSDIYSFGVVLMELLTGRRPIEPEYGESQDIVGWIRERLRSNSGVEELLDASVGGRVDHVREEMLLVLRIAVLCTAKSPKDRPTMRDAVTMLGEAKPRRKSSSATVAATVVDKDKPVFTTSPDSGYV